One Prevotella melaninogenica DNA window includes the following coding sequences:
- a CDS encoding efflux RND transporter permease subunit: MFKIFIRRPVLSIVVSLVIAFIGILSLSNLPITQFPSISPPKVNVIANYPGANNELLVKSVIIPLEQALNGIPGMKYIESNAGNDGEAELNVVFKLGTDPNVDAVNVQNRVSSATNKLPAEVIREGVKISREEPNILMYINLYSDDPKVDQSFLYNYFDINISPELLRVDGVGDLDILGTRNYAMRVWLHPDKMIAYGLSTDDVSDALEDQNIEVSPGKLGESGGLRPQVKEYVLKYPGRYTTEDEYKNIIIKSNKNGNIVRLKDIADVHLGSEVYDIYSTFNGRPSAAVTLKQAYGSNARNVITKVKDAMAHLQKDMPKGMHYEISYDVSRFLDASIEKVIHTLFEAFILVAIVVFIFLGDWRASIIPIMAVPISLLGSFIAMMLFNITLNMISLFALVMAIGIVVDDAIVVIEAVNVEISRNKLSPVEATEKAMKEISGAIIAISLVMASVFIPVAFMGGPEGMFYRQFSITMASSILFSGFVALTLTPALCALILTKEQENHVKLGFIGRVLQRFNAKFDSGSRKYERLIQHTVKKKSLTIILILVFCGLAYWINMGLPSGFIPQEDQGMIYAVIETPPGATIERTNAVAQQLLKIAEKEEDVESVSSLAGFEILSEGTSANSGSCLINLKDWKHRKRTAKEIISDLEQKCENITQANIDFFEPPSIPGYGAASGFELRLLDKTGKNDYHEMERVSKAFVKDLNKRPEIGNAFTFYSASFPQYMLHVDDEKALQKGVKPGKALNNLSILVGSDYQTGFILFGKPYKVIVQAAPQYRDFPNHLLSLYSKNEDGQMVPYSDFMSLSKTYGMSEITRHNLYNSSEVTGAQAPGYSSGQALQAIQEVAQRSLPKGYDYDWAGISKDEAEQGNTAIVIFVVCLVFVYLILAAQYENFLLPLPVIIFLPVGIFGAFLFLKACGLENNIYAQIALVMLIGLLGKNAVLMVEYAVQRKNAGERISQAAISAAVARFRPILMTSIAFIAGLIPLVFASGAGAIGNRTIGTAAVGGMVIGTLGGLLLIPGLYYIFAGMTDKLVHYQKEKPLSEEKDKRYKNKQLKESTHDDKE; encoded by the coding sequence ATGTTTAAGATCTTTATTCGTAGGCCAGTGCTCTCTATTGTAGTGTCATTGGTCATAGCCTTTATTGGAATTCTATCACTTTCAAATCTACCTATAACGCAGTTTCCTTCCATCTCTCCTCCTAAGGTAAACGTGATTGCTAATTACCCGGGAGCAAATAATGAGTTGTTGGTAAAATCTGTGATCATTCCATTGGAGCAGGCTTTGAATGGTATTCCTGGCATGAAATATATCGAAAGTAATGCGGGAAACGATGGTGAAGCCGAGTTAAATGTCGTCTTCAAGTTGGGAACCGACCCAAATGTTGATGCGGTAAATGTTCAGAACCGTGTGTCATCGGCTACCAATAAATTGCCTGCAGAGGTTATTCGAGAGGGTGTAAAGATATCACGTGAAGAGCCAAACATACTTATGTATATCAATCTTTACAGTGATGACCCTAAGGTTGACCAAAGCTTCCTCTACAACTATTTTGATATAAACATCTCTCCAGAGTTGTTGCGTGTAGATGGTGTTGGCGACCTTGATATCCTTGGTACACGTAATTATGCTATGCGTGTATGGCTCCATCCAGACAAGATGATAGCCTATGGATTATCAACAGATGACGTCAGTGATGCACTTGAAGATCAGAATATAGAGGTTTCTCCTGGTAAGTTGGGAGAGAGTGGAGGACTACGTCCACAGGTCAAAGAGTATGTCTTAAAGTATCCAGGACGTTACACAACAGAGGATGAATATAAGAATATCATCATCAAGAGCAATAAAAATGGTAATATCGTACGCTTGAAAGACATTGCTGATGTACACTTAGGTAGCGAGGTATACGATATCTACTCAACCTTCAATGGACGTCCTTCGGCTGCTGTAACCTTGAAACAAGCTTATGGTAGTAATGCTCGTAACGTTATCACTAAGGTGAAGGACGCTATGGCTCATCTGCAAAAAGATATGCCTAAGGGGATGCACTATGAGATTAGCTATGACGTTAGCCGCTTCTTAGATGCAAGTATTGAGAAAGTAATACACACCTTGTTTGAGGCTTTTATCTTAGTAGCAATAGTTGTGTTTATCTTCTTAGGCGATTGGCGTGCCTCTATCATACCGATTATGGCTGTGCCAATATCACTTTTGGGCAGCTTCATTGCGATGATGTTGTTCAACATAACGCTCAATATGATATCCCTCTTTGCCTTAGTCATGGCTATTGGTATTGTGGTGGACGATGCTATTGTGGTGATTGAAGCGGTGAATGTTGAAATCTCTCGCAACAAACTCTCACCTGTTGAAGCTACGGAAAAAGCCATGAAAGAGATCAGTGGAGCGATTATTGCAATCTCTTTAGTTATGGCTTCTGTATTCATTCCTGTAGCCTTTATGGGTGGTCCAGAGGGTATGTTCTATCGTCAGTTCTCAATCACGATGGCGTCAAGTATCCTCTTCTCTGGCTTTGTAGCCCTAACTTTGACCCCTGCATTGTGTGCCCTTATCTTGACAAAAGAGCAGGAGAACCATGTTAAATTAGGGTTTATTGGACGTGTCCTGCAACGCTTTAATGCTAAATTCGATAGTGGTAGCCGTAAATATGAACGCCTCATACAACATACAGTAAAGAAGAAGTCTTTAACAATAATATTGATATTGGTGTTCTGTGGATTGGCATATTGGATCAATATGGGACTCCCTTCGGGCTTCATTCCACAAGAAGATCAGGGTATGATTTATGCCGTAATAGAGACTCCTCCAGGGGCTACTATCGAACGAACTAACGCTGTTGCGCAACAGCTTCTTAAGATAGCAGAGAAAGAAGAGGACGTTGAAAGCGTGTCTTCTTTAGCTGGTTTTGAGATTCTTTCTGAGGGAACAAGTGCCAATTCTGGTAGTTGTTTGATTAACCTCAAAGACTGGAAACATCGCAAACGTACCGCAAAGGAGATTATTAGTGACTTGGAACAGAAATGTGAGAATATCACACAAGCAAACATAGACTTCTTTGAACCGCCATCAATTCCAGGCTATGGAGCTGCCAGTGGATTCGAACTACGTCTCTTAGATAAGACTGGTAAAAACGATTATCATGAGATGGAGCGGGTGAGCAAGGCGTTCGTTAAAGACCTAAACAAGCGTCCCGAGATTGGTAACGCATTCACTTTCTACTCTGCGAGCTTCCCTCAGTACATGCTTCATGTTGATGACGAGAAAGCTTTACAAAAGGGAGTTAAGCCTGGAAAGGCACTGAACAACTTGTCTATCTTAGTAGGTTCGGATTACCAAACAGGATTTATTCTGTTCGGAAAACCTTATAAAGTAATTGTACAAGCTGCTCCACAGTATCGTGATTTCCCTAATCATCTATTAAGTCTTTATAGTAAAAATGAAGATGGACAGATGGTTCCATATTCCGACTTTATGTCGCTTTCAAAGACTTATGGTATGAGTGAGATTACTCGTCATAACCTTTACAACTCCTCAGAGGTGACAGGAGCACAAGCACCTGGATACTCAAGCGGACAGGCATTGCAGGCTATTCAAGAGGTAGCACAGCGCTCTCTCCCTAAAGGATATGACTATGACTGGGCTGGTATCTCTAAAGACGAAGCAGAACAAGGTAATACAGCTATCGTCATCTTCGTGGTTTGTCTCGTATTTGTCTACCTTATTTTGGCAGCGCAATATGAGAATTTCCTACTGCCATTACCTGTGATTATATTCCTACCAGTGGGTATATTCGGAGCATTCCTTTTCTTAAAGGCTTGTGGATTAGAGAACAACATCTATGCCCAGATAGCCTTAGTGATGCTCATCGGTCTGTTAGGAAAGAATGCCGTACTGATGGTTGAGTATGCTGTTCAGCGTAAGAATGCGGGCGAACGAATTTCTCAAGCAGCCATCTCTGCCGCTGTTGCACGCTTCCGCCCTATCCTTATGACGAGTATAGCCTTTATAGCAGGTTTGATTCCATTGGTATTTGCCTCTGGTGCTGGTGCCATTGGTAACCGTACCATTGGTACTGCTGCTGTCGGAGGAATGGTCATTGGTACCTTAGGCGGCTTGTTACTCATCCCTGGTCTTTACTATATCTTTGCTGGAATGACAGACAAATTGGTACATTATCAGAAAGAGAAACCACTGAGTGAAGAGAAAGATAAACGTTATAAGAACAAACAATTAAAAGAAAGTACTCATGACGACAAAGAGTAA
- a CDS encoding efflux RND transporter periplasmic adaptor subunit yields MKNLIQLSCLAIMFLLCACHSKKETQVKPVYTATTPLVESISLPQSYVANIASQRNIEVHSQQTGILQDVYVSEGQFVKAGQPLFRIAIVGANEEIAKAKAAAEQASIDLQNVTTLTDNKVLSNNAKRMATAKLKGAEADYQLAVLHKRLSLIRAPFSGILGRIPNKAGSLVDPSDLLTSLSDNSKVFAYFNISETDYLDFRLHPERFSQTPLQLVLANGDVFPASGKILDIGGQFDSSTGTIAVRAVFSNANNLLRNGQTGTIKLFIQKKNAILIPQEAVYELQDKKYVFVVDKNNIARQRAIKIDAEFTGAYVVSSGLQPTDRYLLDGIQKVNDGDKVRVSMVSPQASMKLDKLNAN; encoded by the coding sequence ATGAAGAATTTAATTCAATTGTCTTGTCTTGCAATCATGTTTCTTCTATGTGCGTGTCATTCAAAGAAAGAAACACAAGTAAAACCAGTTTACACTGCAACGACACCACTGGTAGAAAGCATCTCCCTACCACAATCTTATGTGGCAAACATTGCCTCACAACGTAACATTGAAGTTCACTCTCAGCAAACCGGTATTTTGCAAGATGTGTATGTTAGTGAAGGTCAGTTTGTGAAAGCTGGTCAACCGCTATTTCGCATTGCGATTGTTGGTGCTAACGAAGAGATTGCCAAGGCGAAGGCAGCTGCAGAGCAGGCAAGTATCGACTTGCAGAATGTAACAACGCTAACGGACAACAAAGTACTCTCAAATAATGCGAAGCGCATGGCTACGGCTAAGTTGAAAGGAGCAGAAGCCGACTATCAGTTGGCTGTACTACATAAGCGTCTGTCTCTTATCCGTGCACCTTTTTCAGGCATCTTAGGGCGCATTCCTAATAAAGCAGGAAGTTTAGTAGATCCCAGTGATCTACTTACCAGCTTATCAGATAATAGTAAGGTATTTGCCTATTTCAATATTTCAGAAACAGATTATTTAGATTTCCGCCTCCATCCAGAACGCTTTTCACAAACTCCGTTACAGCTTGTTTTGGCGAATGGCGATGTCTTTCCTGCAAGCGGAAAGATATTAGATATTGGAGGACAGTTTGATAGTTCAACAGGTACGATTGCTGTTCGTGCCGTCTTTAGCAATGCCAACAATCTTTTACGTAATGGTCAGACGGGTACGATAAAACTCTTTATACAAAAGAAAAATGCAATATTGATACCACAAGAAGCTGTCTATGAGCTTCAGGATAAGAAGTATGTATTTGTGGTTGACAAGAATAATATTGCTCGCCAACGTGCTATCAAGATTGATGCTGAGTTTACAGGAGCATACGTTGTTTCCTCAGGCTTACAGCCTACTGACCGTTATCTTCTTGACGGTATACAGAAAGTAAATGATGGAGATAAGGTACGTGTGTCTATGGTTTCTCCACAAGCATCAATGAAGTTGGATAAGTTAAACGCTAATTAG
- a CDS encoding HU family DNA-binding protein, translating into MKIRLVPKKNPQKREEVKFYANPVNLGHKSLDDIARDIAGRSSLTRGDVSNVLYNFIDCLPHYLRDGFSIQLGEFGSMRVTLSSKGSETEKTFKTETIKPRVVFTPGTELKRELSVNSYESVRKTEEAGKDKKKKEKEKKEEENGPVPDTV; encoded by the coding sequence ATGAAAATTCGTTTAGTACCAAAGAAAAATCCGCAGAAGCGGGAGGAAGTAAAGTTTTATGCTAACCCAGTTAACCTTGGGCATAAGTCGCTCGACGATATTGCACGTGACATTGCGGGGCGTTCGTCCTTGACACGTGGTGATGTGTCGAACGTGCTGTATAACTTTATCGACTGCTTGCCCCATTATCTCCGTGATGGTTTCAGCATTCAGTTGGGCGAGTTTGGCTCGATGCGTGTCACACTGTCGAGCAAAGGGTCGGAAACAGAAAAAACTTTTAAGACCGAGACGATTAAACCTCGTGTGGTCTTCACTCCCGGAACAGAATTGAAACGTGAGCTTTCCGTAAATTCTTACGAATCGGTGAGAAAGACAGAAGAGGCAGGCAAAGACAAGAAGAAAAAGGAAAAGGAAAAGAAAGAAGAGGAAAATGGTCCTGTACCAGACACCGTCTAA
- the pflB gene encoding formate C-acetyltransferase, which produces MKKAWRGFTGTKWLDEVNMRQFIQDNYDSYDGDASFLEKPTEATDKLWGMLKELQKQERAKGGVLDMETEVVSSMTAYGPGYIGEGTKELEKVVGLQTDKPLKRAFMPYGGIKMAEQACTTYGYEPSEKLHEIFTKYCKTHNEGVFDAYTDEMKLVRHNHILTGLPDTYGRGRIVGDYRRVALYGVDFLINEKAKDLRNCGDGTMTEEVIRQREEISMQIKALKEMKEMAAIYGYDISEPANNAREAVQWLYFGYLSAIKTQNGAAMSVGRISTFLDIYIQRDFKEGTLTEAEAQELIDHLVMKFRMVKFARIPSYNQLFSGDPVWATLEVAGLGMDGRSMVTKTDFRFLHTLENMGPSPEPNLTVLYSSRLPKNFKDYAAKISISTSSIQYENDDVMRPIWGDDYSICCCVSATQTGKEMQFFGARANLAKCLTYAISGGVDSKTREQCGPAYRPIEGDVVTYDEFMPRFMDMMEWLAGVYVNTLNLIHYMHDKYFYEAAELALIDTDVRRTFATGIAGFSHVVDSISAIKYAKVNIIRDETGFPIEFKTEGDFPRYGNDDDRADDIAVWLLKTFMNMIRKHHTYRNSEPTTSILTITSNVVYGKFTGNMPDGRPAGAPLAPGANPSYGAEQNGLLASLNSTAKLPYEYALDGISNTQTISPDALGHNDEERISTLVGVMDGYFDRGAHHLNVNVFGVDKLIDCMEHPEKEEYANFTIRVSGYAVKFIDLTREQQMDVIARRAHGSM; this is translated from the coding sequence ATGAAAAAAGCATGGAGAGGATTTACTGGAACCAAGTGGCTTGATGAAGTCAATATGCGTCAGTTCATCCAAGATAATTATGATAGTTATGATGGTGATGCTTCCTTCCTTGAGAAGCCAACAGAAGCAACAGACAAACTTTGGGGTATGCTCAAAGAACTACAGAAGCAGGAGCGTGCTAAGGGTGGTGTCTTAGATATGGAGACCGAGGTGGTATCCAGTATGACTGCATATGGTCCTGGCTATATCGGTGAAGGAACTAAGGAACTGGAGAAGGTCGTAGGTTTGCAGACAGACAAACCTTTGAAGCGTGCCTTTATGCCTTATGGTGGTATCAAGATGGCTGAGCAGGCATGTACAACCTATGGTTATGAGCCATCAGAGAAACTTCATGAGATTTTCACGAAGTATTGTAAGACACACAACGAGGGTGTCTTCGATGCTTATACAGACGAGATGAAACTCGTTAGACACAACCATATCCTCACAGGTCTTCCTGATACCTATGGTCGTGGTCGTATCGTGGGTGACTATCGTCGTGTTGCACTCTATGGTGTAGACTTCCTTATCAACGAAAAAGCAAAGGATCTCCGCAACTGTGGTGATGGTACTATGACCGAAGAGGTTATCCGCCAGCGTGAGGAAATCTCTATGCAGATTAAGGCTTTGAAGGAGATGAAAGAGATGGCAGCCATCTATGGCTATGATATCTCTGAACCAGCAAACAACGCACGTGAGGCTGTACAGTGGCTTTACTTTGGTTATCTGTCAGCTATTAAGACACAGAACGGTGCTGCGATGTCAGTTGGTCGTATCTCAACTTTCCTCGATATCTACATTCAGCGTGACTTCAAGGAAGGCACACTTACGGAGGCTGAGGCGCAGGAACTCATCGACCACTTGGTAATGAAGTTCCGTATGGTTAAGTTTGCACGCATCCCTTCATACAACCAGCTCTTCTCAGGTGACCCAGTATGGGCTACCCTCGAAGTTGCGGGATTGGGTATGGATGGCCGTTCAATGGTAACTAAGACTGACTTCCGTTTCCTCCATACACTTGAGAACATGGGTCCTTCACCAGAACCTAACCTCACTGTGCTCTATAGCTCACGTCTTCCAAAGAACTTTAAGGACTATGCTGCGAAGATTTCTATCTCTACAAGCTCTATCCAATATGAGAATGATGACGTTATGCGACCAATCTGGGGCGATGACTATTCTATCTGCTGCTGCGTATCTGCAACACAGACGGGTAAGGAGATGCAGTTCTTTGGTGCTCGTGCAAACCTTGCAAAATGTCTTACTTATGCAATCAGTGGTGGCGTTGACAGTAAGACACGTGAGCAGTGTGGACCTGCTTATCGTCCAATAGAGGGTGATGTGGTAACATATGATGAGTTTATGCCTCGTTTCATGGATATGATGGAGTGGTTGGCTGGTGTGTATGTAAACACATTGAACCTCATCCATTACATGCACGATAAGTACTTCTATGAGGCTGCTGAGCTTGCACTCATTGATACGGACGTACGTCGTACTTTCGCAACGGGTATCGCTGGCTTCAGTCATGTGGTTGACTCTATCTCTGCTATCAAGTATGCAAAGGTTAATATCATACGTGATGAGACTGGTTTCCCTATCGAGTTCAAGACAGAGGGCGACTTCCCACGTTATGGTAACGACGATGATCGTGCTGATGACATCGCTGTATGGTTGTTGAAGACCTTTATGAATATGATTCGCAAGCACCATACTTATCGTAATTCAGAGCCTACAACAAGTATCCTTACCATCACTTCAAACGTTGTATATGGTAAGTTTACGGGTAATATGCCTGATGGTCGTCCTGCTGGTGCACCGCTTGCTCCTGGTGCAAACCCATCTTACGGAGCAGAGCAGAATGGTTTGCTGGCTTCGTTGAATTCAACAGCCAAACTCCCATACGAGTATGCGCTTGACGGTATTTCTAATACACAGACAATTAGTCCAGATGCTCTTGGTCACAATGATGAGGAGCGTATCAGTACACTTGTTGGTGTTATGGACGGCTACTTCGACCGTGGTGCACACCACTTGAATGTGAATGTCTTTGGTGTAGACAAACTGATTGACTGTATGGAACATCCTGAGAAGGAAGAATATGCAAACTTCACCATCCGTGTGAGCGGTTATGCTGTGAAGTTCATCGACCTTACACGCGAACAGCAGATGGATGTTATTGCACGTCGTGCGCATGGTTCAATGTAA